Proteins from a single region of Neodiprion virginianus isolate iyNeoVirg1 chromosome 4, iyNeoVirg1.1, whole genome shotgun sequence:
- the LOC124302277 gene encoding uncharacterized protein LOC124302277: MSIEEHIERQNDYIWRISRAVDNLRKLGEAKITYGQVKSRLNASNSSWNKFQENHEKISEIKFAAKGDQLDAIKKLSYFAKDYYGLCEEHFLSGEGVMLDLLESLKPASAATAQAAAAPQDAPAGGSSRRLPRIELPTFAGSYSEWKPFHDLFSSMVRENSQLSEVEKLHYLKTSVTDEPLQLIKNISLTAENFPRAWETLVSRYENKRLLTDSHLATLFAIPRVTKKSSSELKSLHSNTCEALGALELLDSPEKLEDHIIVHMTIRKLDPASLEECEKSVSEKLEPPTFAELKAFLIGRIHTLEAVEQAHAHNQIATSKPHSSQGRSNLQTTRSHTAQSNEQSCACCKGNHYIAFCSTFRDKSLDQRREVVSAKKLCFNCLGPHQQKDCRSNKTCRVCNGRHHSLLHRNSSSISTAANSGTSQGQAAVAQPAVQNAPISNSASQVSNHSAQPTMIKRSPVLLATVQLIASNPETGERIIARALLDQGSESSFVTESLAQQLRLRRHQATIPIIGVGAHQSAVTRGIATLQLQSRAHTSFSCQVEALVLPRLTSYLPSFRLLVEDWPHLRGLNLADPSFAHPSQIDVILGADIYSNIIGQGVRRGAPGTPIAQETQFGWVLSGCVSEEAASPSYGAIQGFQCSLDHELLDLVQQFWKQEEVSKPLALTSKEERCEQHFRETVSRTASGRYVVRLPLKDNSVELGNSRNPAHQMLLRLEKRFGSDAKLKEAYSSFLREYRELGHMRRAINTPEDNSRVFYLPHHGVVRDSSSTIKLRVVFNGSQRTNLGLSLNDNLLVGPKVQTDLADVLLRWRQYPVAFSSDIVKMYRQILVHNDDQDFQRILWREEPELPIEEYQLTTVTYGLASAPYLAIRVLHQLVQDEGKQYPFASHVILENTYVDDILSGAEDVDQGREKINELNQLLKAGGFELQKWTSSHPETLVDISRDHQEIAMHLNLDQSPFFRALGLAWRPDIDAFAFSPQIHQTRDNFTKRKVLSQTAQLFDPLGWLSPITIRAKIFMQELWALGFDWDEPLSTSLSSRWIEFLQDLQGISAITIPRWIGSSSASLGIEIHGFADAPQSALGAVIYARTYINTHEVRVSLVCAKTKVAPLKKTFGPSWLSKPSVNWPSLSPRPEENIHLEERKGLSTHIATAKPLQIWDLVDRYSKLSTLLKVTSFCKRAANRFLAKTTSNRVNTSITVGPISTLELSDAQLFWTKVTQQAYFAEEIHQIETSSSLTRSHPLSRLTPFIDSNGFLRVGGRLNHSLLSYDEKHPFILPRESSFSTLIIDHHHRLTLHGGPQLTLATIRQRYWILGGRVPIRMFIHRCVPCARHRATLSSQQMGQLPQSRVTQSRPFLHSGVDYAGPFSIRASRGRGAKSCKGYIVIFICFTTSAVHLELVSDYTTEAFIAAYKRFTSRRGICASIASDCGTNLVGADSELRRLLAASSKEFAEIANTLASHGTQWRFNPPSAPHFGGKWEAGVKSVKFHLKRVIGEATQTFEQFATFLTQVEATLNSRPLCAISDDPRDPRARKSVKSNQILYVVRNEGPPIIGRNWMSDLKMWPLTFHHVTEDREKGGKIQTK; encoded by the exons ATGTCGATCGAAGAACATATCGAACGTCAAAACGACTACATTTGGCGCATCTCTCGTGCCGTCGACAACCTGCGCAAGCTCGGCGAGGCAAAAATCACTTACGGGCAGGTGAAGTCGCGGCTTAATGCTTCAAATTCAAGTTGGAATAAGTTCCAAGAGAATCACGAAAAGATCAGCGAGATCAAGTTCGCAGCAAAAGGTGATCAACTCGACGCGATCAAAAAGCTTTCGTACTTCGCGAAAGATTATTACGGGCTGTGTGAAGAGCACTTCTTGAGCGGCGAAGGGGTGATGCTTGATCTTCTCGAATCGCTAAAGCCTGCGTCTGCAGCAACCGCGCAAGCCGCTGCAGCTCCTCAAGACGCACCAGCAGGAGGATCATCAAGACGGTTACCGCGTATCGAACTGCCCACTTTCGCCGGCAGCTACTCAGAATGGAAGCCGTTTCACGACCTCTTCTCGTCGATGGTTCGCGAAAATTCGCAACTTTCGGAAGTGGAAAAGCTGCACTACCTCAAAACCAGTGTGACCGATGAACCGTTACAACtgatcaaaaacatttccctCACAGCAGAAAACTTCCCTCGAGCTTGGGAAACTCTCGTCTCACGATACGAAAACAAGCGGCTTCTGACTGATTCTCATCTCGCGACACTTTTCGCGATTCCTCGTGTCACTAAAAAATCATCATCGGAACTAAAGAGCTTGCACAGCAACACTTGCGAAGCTCTTGGCGCGCTCGAACTTCTCGATAGTCCCGAGAAATTAGAGGATCACATCATCGTGCACATGACGATTCGCAAGCTCGACCCAGCATCTCTCGAAGAGTGTGAGAAAAGTGTTAGCGAGAAACTCGAGCCCCCCACGTTTGCGGAGCTCAAGGCGTTTCTCATCGGTCGCATCCACACCCTCGAAGCCGTGGAGCAAGCTCATGCTCACAATCAAATCGCGACGTCGAAACCGCACTCATCGCAAGGAAGGTCAAATCTTCAGACGACAAGGTCACATACAGCGCAATCAAATGAACAGTCGTGTGCTTGTTGCAAAGGCAACCACTACATCGCGTTCTGTTCGACCTTTCGCGACAAATCTCTGGATCAAAGAAGGGAAGTGGTTTCTGCGAAAAAGCTTTGCTTCAATTGTCTCGGTCCACATCAGCAGAAGGACTGTCGATCCAACAAAACGTGTCGCGTGTGCAACGGTCGACATCATTCCTTGCTGCATCGAAACTCTTCTTCAATCTCGACAGCTGCCAACAGCGGCACATCTCAAGGACAGGCCGCAGTAGCGCAACCTGCAGTGCAGAACGCACCGATCTCGAACAGCGCCTCTCAGGTGAGCAACCACTCAGCTCAGCCTACAATGATCAAGCGCTCTCCAGTTCTTCTCGCCACAGTGCAATTGATCGCTTCGAATCCGGAGACTGGAGAAAGAATCATCGCTCGCGCTCTACTCGATCAAGGATCCGAAAGTTCATTCGTCACGGAGTCGCTAGCGCAACAATTGCGACTACGTCGGCATCAAGCAACGATACCGATCATTGGCGTCGGAGCTCATCAATCGGCAGTGACTCGCGGCATCGCGACATTGCAACTCCAATCTCGTGCTCACACCTCGTTCTCATGTCAGGTGGAGGCACTCGTGCTTCCACGACTCACATCGTATCTACCCTCATTTCGACTTCTCGTCGAAGACTGGCCTCATCTACGAGGACTCAACCTCGCGGATCCAAGCTTTGCACATCCCAGTCAAATCGACGTAATTCTCGGAGCTGACATCTACAGCAACATCATTGGTCAAGGAGTTAGAAGAGGAGCACCAGGAACACCAATCGCGCAAGAAACTCAGTTCGGTTGGGTCCTCTCCGGCTGCGTTTCAGAGGAAGCAGCAAGCCCCTCGTATGGCGCAATCCAAGGCTTCCAATGCTCCCTCGATCACGAACTGCTCGATCTCGTGCAGCAGTTTTGGAAGCAGGAAGAAGTGTCGAAACCTTTGGCACTAACTTCCAAAGAAGAGCGTTGTGAGCAACACTTTCGCGAAACGGTTTCTCGAACTGCGTCCGGTCGTTACGTAGTTCGGCTGCCGCTCAAAGACAATTCGGTAGAGCTCGGCAACTCGCGGAATCCCGCGCATCAAATGCTCCTTCGTTTGGAGAAACGGTTCGGTAGCGACGCGAAACTCAAGGAGGCTTACTCGAGCTTCCTTCGTGAATATCGTGAACTCGGGCACATGCGTCGCGCTATCAATACACCTGAAGACAATTCCCGCGTGTTTTATCTTCCCCATCACGGTGTAGTTCGCGACAGCAGTTCAACAATAAAGTTGCGTGTCGTGTTCAACGGGTCTCAAAGAACCAACCTCGGACTCTCTCTCAATGACAATCTTCTCGTCGGTCCAAAAGTGCAAACCGACCTCGCGGACGTTCTCTTACGCTGGCGACAATATCCAGTCGCGTTCTCATCAGACATCGTCAAGATGTACCGACAAATTTTGGTCCACAATGATGACCAAGATTTTCAGCGAATCCTCTGGAGGGAAGAACCAGAGCTACCGATTGAAGAATATCAACTGACTACGGTAACGTATGGTCTTGCAAGCGCTCCATATCTCGCGATCCGTGTTCTTCATCAACTCGTTCAGGACGAAGGTAAGCAGTATCCCTTTGCGAGCCACGTCATTCTCGAGAACACGTACGTCGACGACATCCTCTCAGGAGCAGAGGACGTTGATCAAGGTCGcgagaaaataaacgaactCAATCAATTGCTCAAGGCGGGCGGCTTTGAACTTCAAAAGTGGACTTCAAGCCACCCAGAAACTCTCGTTGACATTTCTCGAGACCATCAAGAGATCGCGATGCATCTGAATCTCGATCAAAGTCCATTCTTTCGGGCTCTCGGTCTTGCGTGGAGACCAGACATCGACGCGTTCGCGTTCTCTCCGCAAATTCATCAAACTCGGGACAATTTCACGAAACGAAAAGTTCTCTCACAAACCGCGCAGCTCTTTGATCCTCTCGGATGGCTCTCGCCGATCACGATCAGAGCCAAAATCTTTATGCAGGAATTGTGGGCACTCGGTTTCGACTGGGACGAGCCGCTCTCAACTTCATTATCCTCGCGATGGATCGAGTTTCTACAAGATCTTCAAGGCATCTCAGCTATCACCATCCCACGATGGATCGGGTCAAGTTCAGCATCTCTCGGGATAGAGATCCACGGTTTCGCGGACGCCCCTCAAAGTGCATTAGGCGCAGTGATCTACGCGCGAACGTATATCAACACTCACGAAGTGCGCGTTTCACTAGTGTGCGCGAAAACTAAAGTAGCGCCGCTAAAGAAA ACCTTCGGACCATCCTGGCTCTCGAAGCCTTCTGTCAATTGGCCATCCTTATCTCCGCGACCGGAAGAAAACATTCATctcgaggaaagaaaagggCTGTCGACGCACATCGCAACAGCTAAGCCGCTACAAATCTGGGATCTCGTCGATCGCTACTCAAAACTATCGACTCTCCTCAAAGTCACATCATTCTGTAAACGCGCAGCAAATCGGTTCCTCGCGAAGACGACATCGAATCGCGTAAACACGTCTATCACTGTCGGACCAATCTCTACTCTCGAATTGAGCGACGCTCAACTGTTTTGGACCAAGGTGACCCAGCAGGCGTACTTTGCAGAAGAAATTCACCAAATCGAGACAAGCTCAAGTCTCACTCGAAGTCATCCACTATCGCGACTCACGCCGTTCATCGATTCGAACGGATTCCTCAGAGTCGGTGGTCGACTGAATCACTCATTGCTTTCGTATGACGAAAAGCACCCGTTCATCTTGCCTCGCGAATCATCGTTCTCCACATTGATCAtcgatcatcatcatcggtTGACGCTCCACGGAGGTCCGCAACTCACTCTCGCTACAATCCGACAGCGGTACTGGATCCTGGGAGGAAGAGTACCGATCCGCATGTTCATACATCGTTGCGTTCCTTGTGCGCGTCATCGCGCCACCCTCAGCAGCCAACAGATGGGCCAACTCCCTCAGTCTCGAGTCACGCAATCAAGGCCGTTTCTTCACTCTGGCGTTGACTACGCTGGTCCATTCTCGATTCGAGCCTCCCGCGGAAGAGGAGCGAAATCATGCAAGGGATATATCGTTATCTTCATCTGCTTCACGACCTCGGCTGTGCATCTCGAGCTAGTTTCGGACTACACGACGGAGGCATTCATCGCGGCGTACAAACGCTTCACATCTCGACGAGGAATTTGTGCCTCAATCGCAAGCGATTGTGGAACGAATCTCGTCGGCGCAGACTCAGAACTTCGCCGTCTTCTCGCTGCATCGTCAAAGGAGTTCGCAGAAATCGCAAACACCCTCGCATCACACGGAACCCAGTGGCGGTTCAATCCTCCCTCCGCGCCTCATTTCGGTGGAAAATGGGAAGCCGGAGTGAAATCAGTCAAATTTCACCTCAAACGAGTCATCGGAGAAGCTACTCAAACGTTCGAGCAATTCGCGACGTTCCTCACGCAAGTAGAAGCCACGCTTAATTCTCGACCTCTTTGCGCTATCTCGGACGATCCACGGGATCCAA GAGCT